One window from the genome of Antricoccus suffuscus encodes:
- a CDS encoding ABC transporter ATP-binding protein: MTATITDRSTVLSARDLVKTYPGGRGKESVTALDGVSFTAEPGTVLGLLGPNGAGKSTTVKILTTLSRADSGTAYVAGHDISASPGEVRRLIGFVAQKPVTDPMDTGRENLELAARIHGQTRRDARLRANELLDRFNLTDAADRLVRTYSGGMARKLDVAIGLVNRPQVLFLDEPTTGLDPQARSEMWQEVGRLAGEDQMTILLTTHYLDEADHLAAHLVIVDEGHVVAEGSPDALKSELRGDTVIIELASEGDVSAARAALDRLPEPREFVVDGAVLRGRADHGGRALPGAIGVLEAAGIAIESATVSRPSLDDVYLKHTGRSFTAAKGDES, encoded by the coding sequence ATGACAGCAACTATCACCGACCGATCCACCGTGCTCAGCGCGCGCGATCTGGTCAAGACCTACCCGGGCGGGCGCGGCAAAGAGAGCGTCACCGCCCTCGACGGAGTGAGCTTCACGGCCGAACCCGGAACCGTGCTCGGCCTGCTCGGGCCTAATGGGGCCGGCAAGTCCACGACTGTCAAGATCCTCACCACTCTCTCCCGAGCCGACTCGGGGACGGCGTACGTCGCGGGCCACGACATCTCCGCGAGTCCCGGGGAGGTACGCCGGCTCATTGGCTTCGTTGCGCAGAAGCCGGTCACCGACCCGATGGACACCGGGCGAGAAAATCTGGAGCTGGCCGCCCGCATTCATGGACAGACAAGGCGCGACGCGCGACTGCGAGCAAATGAGCTGCTCGATCGGTTTAACCTCACTGATGCGGCGGATCGCCTGGTGCGCACCTATTCGGGTGGCATGGCACGCAAGCTCGATGTGGCCATCGGGCTGGTCAACCGGCCGCAAGTGCTGTTTCTCGATGAGCCGACGACCGGCCTCGACCCGCAGGCGCGATCGGAGATGTGGCAGGAGGTTGGGCGGCTCGCCGGCGAAGATCAGATGACGATCCTGCTCACCACGCATTACCTCGACGAAGCAGATCATCTTGCCGCGCACCTCGTCATCGTCGACGAGGGCCACGTCGTCGCAGAAGGAAGTCCAGATGCGCTCAAATCCGAGCTGCGCGGCGACACCGTGATTATCGAACTGGCATCGGAAGGCGATGTGAGCGCCGCGCGGGCGGCGCTCGATCGACTGCCGGAGCCACGCGAGTTTGTCGTAGACGGTGCCGTCCTGCGCGGACGCGCGGACCACGGCGGACGGGCGCTGCCGGGGGCGATCGGCGTACTAGAGGCGGCCGGAATCGCGATCGAGTCGGCGACGGTGAGCAGGCCATCGCTGGACGACGTCTATCTCAAGCACACCGGACGTAGCTTCACTGCGGCGAAAGGCGACGAGTCATGA
- a CDS encoding ABC transporter permease, which produces MSIFVSHSTLLTGRSLRGMRRVPVFLAINLVQPMIWLLLFGQLFKSIVSIPGFSPGVDNYLQFLTPGVIMMTALFSAAWAGTTYIQDMERGVMDRMLTSPVSRGAMMVGTLAYQAISTIIQTLVIFGVALIAGARFPGGVVGFLITIVATVLLSLIFAALSNAVALLTRQQQALIGISQLITLPLMFLSSAVMDTGLAPSWVQTAARYNPVEWAVVAARESLQSGTDWGAVAIRLLLLVAGAVVMSVISTRAFRVYQQSS; this is translated from the coding sequence ATGAGCATCTTCGTCTCCCACTCGACTCTGTTGACCGGGCGCTCGCTACGCGGCATGCGCAGGGTGCCGGTGTTCCTTGCGATAAACCTGGTCCAGCCGATGATCTGGCTGCTGCTGTTCGGCCAGCTCTTCAAATCCATCGTGTCGATTCCAGGATTCAGCCCGGGCGTGGACAACTACCTGCAGTTCCTCACGCCGGGCGTGATCATGATGACGGCGCTGTTCTCCGCGGCTTGGGCCGGTACGACGTACATCCAGGACATGGAGCGTGGCGTCATGGACCGGATGCTGACTTCGCCGGTGAGCCGCGGCGCGATGATGGTCGGAACCCTTGCATACCAGGCAATCAGTACGATCATCCAGACCTTGGTGATATTCGGGGTCGCGCTCATCGCCGGGGCACGGTTCCCCGGAGGTGTGGTTGGCTTTCTGATCACAATCGTGGCGACCGTGCTCCTGTCATTGATCTTCGCCGCGCTGTCCAATGCCGTAGCGCTGCTGACGCGTCAGCAGCAGGCTTTGATCGGGATCTCGCAGCTGATCACGCTGCCGCTGATGTTTCTGAGCTCGGCAGTGATGGACACCGGCTTGGCGCCATCGTGGGTGCAGACCGCCGCGAGGTACAACCCGGTGGAGTGGGCGGTCGTGGCCGCCAGGGAGTCCTTGCAGTCAGGGACCGACTGGGGAGCGGTGGCGATCCGATTGTTGTTGCTCGTGGCCGGAGCCGTGGTGATGAGCGTGATCTCGACGCGCGCATTCCGGGTATATCAGCAAAGCTCGTAA
- a CDS encoding LysR family transcriptional regulator produces the protein MEFRHLVSFVMLADELHFGRAAKRLHVAQPSLTAQMQKLERFLGVQLLVRNAHEVKLTAAGMELKQQAETILAQVDRAVRLTKDAADGKSGSVAVGYNYLAGRKVLPDLLSRMNADLPDVSVSLWERRTGPQIAAVRAGSLDLAMTYGYPQAPEMQYRRLVSDIPIVGVIGHRHPWAARDEVSFAELAGQQCVLFARDQSPQMYDAIFAAARVHKIVLDVARTADDPGGTAQLVATLPMVGFASGPRADSYTAHGPSDPIAVRLVDPTPTLDLYAVWRKDNGNPALAALVDRLPEV, from the coding sequence ATGGAGTTTCGGCACTTGGTCTCGTTCGTGATGCTGGCCGATGAGCTGCACTTCGGGCGTGCGGCCAAGCGGCTGCACGTCGCGCAGCCGTCACTCACAGCACAGATGCAGAAGCTCGAGCGGTTTCTCGGTGTCCAGTTGCTGGTCCGCAACGCACATGAGGTCAAGCTGACGGCGGCGGGTATGGAACTGAAGCAACAGGCCGAGACCATACTCGCGCAGGTCGATCGGGCGGTACGTCTGACAAAAGACGCGGCCGACGGCAAGAGCGGATCAGTTGCTGTCGGATACAACTACCTCGCCGGACGCAAAGTCTTGCCGGATCTCTTGTCCAGGATGAACGCCGACCTGCCGGACGTCTCGGTCTCCCTATGGGAACGCCGGACTGGACCGCAGATCGCCGCGGTCCGCGCCGGGTCGCTCGACCTTGCCATGACCTACGGATATCCCCAGGCGCCCGAGATGCAATATCGCAGATTGGTCAGCGATATCCCCATTGTCGGGGTGATCGGGCACCGCCACCCGTGGGCGGCACGGGACGAAGTGAGTTTCGCGGAGCTGGCAGGTCAACAGTGCGTGCTGTTTGCGCGCGACCAAAGTCCACAGATGTACGACGCTATCTTCGCGGCGGCGAGGGTGCACAAGATCGTCCTCGATGTCGCACGCACTGCAGACGATCCGGGCGGAACGGCGCAACTCGTAGCCACTCTGCCCATGGTCGGATTCGCCTCGGGCCCGCGCGCCGATTCCTACACGGCGCACGGACCGTCCGATCCGATTGCCGTACGACTGGTCGATCCCACGCCCACCCTCGATCTCTACGCCGTCTGGCGCAAGGACAACGGGAATCCGGCGCTCGCGGCGTTGGTGGACCGACTCCCCGAGGTGTGA
- a CDS encoding carbohydrate ABC transporter permease, whose protein sequence is MTRATLRSHAILGVVALFCLFPVYWLLATSLRRPGDIYSLAPFPWPLTFENYAGAADKADVPGLLINTTFTAVSSTAIQLFIAILSAYGFAMHQFRFKRVLYLAFIATWLIPFQVTMLPNYLLLHQLGLLNTLAGVVLPTMCSVLAVLMLRQHLDSFPKELVAAAKMDGLSSWRTLWQVVVPNLRPALAALSILLFINSWNEYFWPAVVLQQRNAVLQLGLRSFMSAEGNDWGPMMALAAMSCLPVFLLYLAMQRRVVSAFVRSGLK, encoded by the coding sequence ATGACTAGGGCGACCCTGCGTAGCCACGCGATCCTCGGTGTCGTGGCGCTATTCTGCTTGTTTCCGGTGTACTGGCTGCTTGCGACATCCCTTCGCCGTCCCGGCGACATCTACTCGCTGGCACCGTTTCCGTGGCCCCTCACCTTTGAGAACTACGCGGGGGCGGCGGACAAGGCCGATGTCCCGGGCCTTCTGATCAACACGACCTTCACCGCGGTCTCGTCAACGGCGATCCAGCTCTTCATCGCGATCCTGTCAGCCTACGGGTTCGCCATGCACCAGTTCAGATTCAAGAGAGTCCTTTACCTCGCGTTCATAGCGACGTGGCTGATTCCGTTTCAGGTCACAATGCTTCCCAACTATCTTCTGCTCCACCAGCTCGGCCTGCTGAACACGCTCGCCGGCGTCGTGCTGCCGACTATGTGCTCGGTCCTTGCTGTCCTTATGCTGCGACAGCATCTCGACAGCTTCCCCAAGGAGCTCGTAGCCGCGGCCAAGATGGACGGCTTGTCCTCGTGGCGCACGCTGTGGCAGGTCGTCGTACCGAACCTACGCCCGGCTTTGGCCGCATTGTCGATCTTGTTATTCATCAACTCGTGGAACGAGTACTTCTGGCCGGCGGTAGTGCTGCAGCAGCGCAACGCCGTCCTGCAGCTCGGGCTGCGAAGCTTCATGAGCGCCGAGGGCAACGACTGGGGCCCGATGATGGCGCTCGCCGCGATGTCCTGCCTGCCGGTATTTCTGCTCTATCTCGCGATGCAGCGCCGAGTCGTCAGCGCCTTCGTGCGATCTGGGCTCAAGTAG
- a CDS encoding carbohydrate ABC transporter permease, which translates to MLTEIEPQCTGAPTAIAAPPRARRRGWLRAAGPYLYLLPGAALLIVWVYRPLTLTAEISTYNWNLLPDSPAISVGLRNYERILEIPEVGNALWRTVVVIIGLIPFTILVPVVVGFTTRQLRGRTRRFYQGVIFLPFIIAPVIGAAVWEWLLDPRGALNQVTGGTRNWIHEPGTAQLAIIVITGWHILGFAMLVVFAGMKQIAQEYDDAAQLDGASRWQIDRWITLPLLSPTLVMLVLMTVLLSAQWTFPLIDTLTQGGPSGATTNVYYLLWDLGFHSFDAGLSAAVGIVLFIGYGVVAGGLVWLADRVTVRDD; encoded by the coding sequence ATGCTCACCGAGATCGAGCCCCAGTGCACCGGGGCCCCGACGGCGATCGCCGCGCCGCCACGGGCACGACGTCGCGGGTGGCTACGGGCAGCCGGGCCGTACTTGTACTTGCTTCCCGGCGCCGCTCTCTTGATCGTCTGGGTGTATCGACCGCTGACCCTGACGGCCGAGATCAGCACGTATAACTGGAATCTGCTACCAGATTCGCCCGCCATCTCGGTCGGGCTGAGGAACTACGAGAGAATACTTGAGATACCGGAGGTCGGGAACGCGCTGTGGCGCACCGTCGTTGTCATCATCGGCCTGATCCCTTTCACCATCTTGGTCCCCGTTGTCGTGGGGTTCACCACTCGGCAGCTTCGCGGGCGGACCAGACGGTTCTACCAAGGAGTCATTTTCCTGCCCTTCATCATCGCCCCGGTCATCGGTGCGGCAGTGTGGGAATGGCTACTTGATCCGCGGGGAGCGCTCAACCAGGTCACCGGCGGCACTCGAAACTGGATCCACGAACCCGGCACAGCCCAGTTGGCGATCATCGTCATCACCGGCTGGCACATCTTGGGCTTTGCCATGCTCGTGGTGTTCGCTGGCATGAAGCAAATCGCGCAAGAGTACGACGACGCGGCGCAACTCGATGGCGCGTCACGCTGGCAAATCGACCGCTGGATCACTTTGCCGCTGCTTTCGCCGACGCTAGTCATGCTCGTGTTGATGACCGTGTTGCTCAGCGCCCAGTGGACGTTTCCACTCATCGACACCCTGACTCAGGGCGGGCCGTCCGGAGCTACGACAAACGTCTACTACCTGCTATGGGACTTGGGTTTCCATAGCTTTGATGCCGGCCTCAGCGCGGCCGTCGGAATCGTGCTGTTCATCGGCTACGGCGTTGTCGCGGGCGGTCTCGTCTGGCTGGCCGATCGGGTGACGGTGCGCGATGACTAG
- a CDS encoding metallophosphoesterase translates to MSTELRTIVHLSDTHIRGDGTLARDSIDTLAHLRAVADRLVAADRPISAIILSGDLSDDGSEDAYRLLHETLAPAASALDARLIYAMGNHDQRAGFATLPGILDDSISNESPDEGSPFDRAYDVDGLRIIVLDSTRPGLHDGHLEPHQLAWLADQLGATSPRGTLVVMHHPPISSPLAPVHQLRLKGSEELADVLSDSDVRMVLCGHTHYTGMGTIAGIPVWIGPAMAYRLDAFAPAGQHRGQVGYGFSRIDLVGDDIVATAVEATIADEVYRTSEAAMLDLLRDHTIAAG, encoded by the coding sequence ATGAGTACCGAACTGCGCACCATTGTTCACCTATCCGACACTCACATCAGGGGCGACGGCACGCTCGCACGAGACTCGATCGACACCCTCGCACACCTGCGGGCAGTAGCCGATCGGCTTGTCGCTGCGGATCGCCCGATCTCGGCGATCATTCTGTCCGGCGACCTGTCCGACGACGGCTCCGAGGACGCATACCGGCTGCTTCACGAGACACTCGCCCCGGCAGCTAGTGCATTGGATGCCCGCCTCATCTACGCCATGGGGAACCACGACCAACGGGCTGGCTTCGCTACTCTGCCTGGGATCTTGGATGATTCGATTTCGAATGAGTCACCTGACGAGGGCTCACCTTTTGATAGGGCGTACGACGTCGACGGGCTCCGAATCATCGTTCTCGACAGCACCCGGCCGGGGCTACACGACGGACATCTGGAACCGCATCAGCTCGCCTGGCTCGCCGATCAACTCGGCGCGACCAGCCCGCGCGGAACCCTCGTCGTCATGCACCATCCACCGATATCCTCTCCCCTTGCGCCGGTACACCAGCTGCGGCTCAAAGGATCAGAGGAGCTCGCCGACGTACTCTCTGACTCTGACGTGCGCATGGTGTTGTGCGGGCACACCCATTACACCGGAATGGGAACGATAGCCGGAATACCGGTATGGATCGGACCGGCGATGGCATACCGACTCGACGCGTTCGCCCCCGCCGGACAGCATCGCGGTCAAGTGGGTTACGGCTTTAGCAGGATCGATTTGGTCGGCGACGACATTGTGGCCACCGCGGTCGAGGCGACTATTGCCGACGAGGTTTATCGTACGTCGGAGGCCGCCATGCTTGACCTTCTTCGGGACCACACCATCGCGGCCGGATAG
- a CDS encoding ABC transporter substrate-binding protein, protein MKRTSRLGGLIACAVLLSGCDIGASANTAADQTGQVPALKSDQKVSIVFESYNYGLAGPWTDTLNERIAAFEKKFPNITVTAQKPQGNSPNPATDAVSSVQKQVVAGTPPDVTQLGFSDLDFTVNQLGAKSLDALFGKPAVQDNFDGGKHPYAKTARTLATWKGTNYGVPFVLSTPVLYYNATLFKQAGLDPNKPPTTWQEAGDAAKAIATTTGKGGIYIDCLSKTAKDWCFQSLVRSNGGAVISDDRTSLTFDKEATVEVTKMAQELVNAGAFPNLSQKQGYEAFAAGEMGMILESSSIQGTFMKGAEGKWDLRSTTMPSFAGKPTIPTNSGASLYIFAKDKAKQAAAWELIKFLTSDESYVKIAQGIGYLPLRPGLVDDPEGLKTWATDNPLLKPNIEQLAMMEPWISMPGNNYLQIRDGMMEAVEQIVFQGADPASTLQKARKQGSALMPK, encoded by the coding sequence ATGAAACGAACGTCCCGCCTCGGCGGGCTAATAGCCTGCGCAGTCCTGCTAAGCGGCTGCGATATCGGCGCATCGGCGAACACCGCGGCCGACCAGACCGGTCAAGTCCCCGCCCTCAAATCTGACCAGAAGGTATCGATTGTCTTCGAGAGTTACAACTATGGGTTGGCGGGCCCGTGGACCGATACGCTCAATGAGCGCATTGCCGCGTTCGAGAAGAAGTTTCCCAACATCACCGTCACGGCGCAAAAGCCTCAAGGCAACAGCCCCAACCCTGCCACGGACGCCGTGTCGAGTGTCCAAAAGCAGGTCGTCGCCGGTACGCCGCCGGACGTCACCCAGCTCGGATTCAGCGATCTCGACTTCACGGTAAACCAACTGGGTGCGAAGTCCCTGGACGCCCTGTTCGGCAAGCCAGCCGTGCAAGACAACTTCGACGGTGGCAAACACCCGTACGCGAAAACTGCGCGGACGCTAGCTACGTGGAAGGGGACGAACTACGGCGTTCCGTTTGTGTTGTCCACCCCCGTTCTGTATTACAACGCGACCCTCTTCAAGCAGGCCGGCCTGGACCCAAACAAACCACCCACAACATGGCAGGAGGCGGGCGACGCCGCGAAAGCAATCGCCACGACGACCGGCAAAGGTGGCATCTACATCGACTGCCTGAGTAAGACCGCTAAGGATTGGTGCTTCCAGAGTCTGGTCCGCTCCAACGGCGGCGCAGTGATATCTGACGACAGGACGTCGCTGACATTCGATAAGGAAGCGACGGTCGAGGTCACCAAGATGGCGCAGGAACTCGTCAATGCGGGCGCCTTTCCTAATCTGAGCCAGAAGCAGGGTTACGAGGCGTTTGCAGCGGGCGAGATGGGAATGATTCTCGAGTCCAGCTCGATCCAAGGGACCTTCATGAAGGGAGCCGAAGGCAAATGGGATCTGCGCTCCACCACGATGCCCAGCTTCGCTGGCAAACCGACCATACCGACCAACTCCGGCGCCTCCCTGTACATCTTCGCGAAAGACAAAGCCAAACAGGCCGCCGCGTGGGAGCTCATCAAGTTCCTGACGAGCGACGAGTCCTACGTCAAAATCGCCCAGGGTATCGGCTATCTCCCGCTCCGCCCCGGGCTTGTCGACGACCCTGAGGGGCTGAAGACCTGGGCGACCGATAACCCGCTGCTGAAACCGAACATCGAGCAGCTAGCCATGATGGAGCCCTGGATATCGATGCCCGGAAACAACTACCTCCAAATCCGCGACGGCATGATGGAGGCGGTCGAGCAGATCGTCTTTCAGGGGGCGGATCCCGCGTCAACGCTGCAGAAGGCACGGAAGCAGGGCTCGGCGCTGATGCCAAAATGA
- a CDS encoding ABC transporter ATP-binding protein — protein MGRIAVRSVSKKYGDTTALHEINLDIDDGEFMVLLGPSGCGKSTLLRIIAGLIAPTTGQVILDGADITDQPPRDRDLAMVFQSYALYPHLSAAKNIGFPLRARRTPKPAIAAQVAKVAEMLGLSAVLERRPGELSGGQRQRVAVGRAIIRNPRGFLMDEPLSNLDALLRASTRRQIIELRQSVDSTFLYVTHDQVEAMTMATRIAVLHNGRIEQVGTPEALYDEPHTTFVASFLGAPPMNLLEATIRPAGNTLHAYAAGLDLPLDLPAGELPDHDVTVGIRPERIVLNRLVQSGPHCLGTAIVNAVENLGSEVVLHCQSGAVTLLVRVARPTVVRVGDPVDLYCSSSDIHLFDRSSGRRLEWTDPQTSDRTKPSSGVPATSTYVGAPS, from the coding sequence ATGGGACGCATAGCGGTGCGGTCAGTGTCAAAGAAGTACGGCGACACAACGGCTTTGCACGAGATCAATCTCGACATCGACGATGGCGAGTTCATGGTGTTGCTCGGCCCGAGCGGGTGCGGCAAGTCGACCTTGCTGCGCATCATCGCCGGCCTCATCGCGCCAACGACCGGCCAGGTGATTCTCGACGGCGCAGACATCACTGACCAGCCGCCGCGCGATCGCGATCTCGCGATGGTCTTCCAGTCGTACGCGCTCTATCCACACCTGAGTGCGGCCAAAAACATCGGCTTCCCGTTAAGAGCAAGGCGTACGCCGAAGCCGGCCATCGCGGCGCAGGTCGCCAAGGTGGCGGAAATGCTCGGACTCTCCGCGGTGCTCGAACGGCGCCCCGGAGAGCTCTCCGGTGGACAGCGGCAACGCGTGGCAGTCGGCCGAGCGATCATCCGCAACCCTCGCGGCTTCTTGATGGATGAACCACTCTCAAATCTCGACGCACTCCTGCGCGCGTCGACTCGGCGTCAGATCATCGAGCTACGCCAGAGCGTCGACTCGACCTTTTTGTACGTCACCCACGACCAAGTCGAGGCCATGACGATGGCAACAAGGATCGCCGTACTGCACAACGGCCGCATCGAGCAGGTCGGTACGCCGGAGGCCTTGTACGACGAGCCGCATACGACCTTCGTCGCCTCGTTCCTCGGCGCGCCGCCGATGAATCTTCTCGAGGCGACTATTCGTCCGGCGGGTAACACGCTTCATGCCTACGCCGCCGGGCTCGACCTGCCGTTGGATCTGCCGGCAGGTGAACTACCGGACCACGACGTCACGGTGGGCATTCGCCCGGAGCGCATCGTGCTCAATCGGCTCGTCCAATCAGGGCCGCATTGCCTCGGTACGGCGATCGTCAACGCGGTCGAAAACCTCGGCAGCGAAGTTGTTCTGCACTGCCAGAGCGGCGCCGTCACACTACTGGTCCGCGTCGCCCGACCGACCGTCGTACGGGTCGGCGATCCGGTTGATCTGTATTGCTCTTCGTCCGACATCCATCTCTTCGACCGCTCGTCAGGTCGACGACTGGAGTGGACCGACCCACAAACCTCGGACCGCACGAAGCCTTCATCCGGCGTACCAGCCACCTCGACCTATGTAGGAGCACCGTCATGA
- a CDS encoding DHA2 family efflux MFS transporter permease subunit codes for MARTRNASPWIVLVATGLSVFAVFLDTTILYVAFPSISATFSDVSPAGLSWVLNAYTIAFAAMLIPAGRLADRIGRRKTFLSAVVLFTVASMLCGLAPSVEVLIIARLAQAIGAAAMVPASLALVLQSFSKAKMPVAVAIWGSLGGISGAAGPSLGALVVETLGWRWAFFINLPVGIISFFLGRRVLPEGREATRGKLPDPLSIVLLAGGLAVLSYGVVETETWGWLSTGLAVTVVIAAVLITLFFLRCRAVSNPVLDLRLLQSRNFRWANLSMFIYSIGFSAMFLGNILFMTNIWGFSILQAGLGIAPGPLIVFALSAQTGRLAARYGQRPLLILGGLVWGTSGVWLLTQATSTADYVGVYLPAVCISAVGVALVIPQLSSAAVKDLPQDHYGSGSAVAQATRNLGTTLGVAVTIALVAAAPALSSFHSTWWVLVASGVCVTLFAVRLPRHVHQLDLEPALPPTPVPASD; via the coding sequence ATGGCCCGCACACGTAATGCCAGTCCATGGATCGTCCTGGTCGCGACGGGCCTGTCGGTCTTCGCAGTATTTCTCGACACGACGATCCTGTATGTCGCCTTTCCCAGCATCAGCGCGACCTTCAGCGACGTAAGCCCCGCGGGGCTGTCCTGGGTGCTCAACGCCTACACGATCGCCTTTGCGGCCATGCTCATTCCCGCGGGCCGACTCGCCGATCGCATTGGCCGACGCAAGACCTTCCTGAGCGCGGTCGTACTGTTCACCGTCGCATCCATGCTCTGTGGACTAGCTCCGTCCGTGGAAGTCCTGATCATCGCGCGGCTTGCCCAGGCGATCGGCGCCGCGGCGATGGTGCCGGCCTCCCTTGCGCTCGTCCTTCAGTCATTCAGCAAGGCAAAAATGCCTGTGGCGGTGGCGATCTGGGGATCATTGGGCGGTATCTCCGGAGCCGCAGGTCCGAGTCTCGGCGCTCTCGTTGTTGAGACACTTGGCTGGCGATGGGCATTCTTCATCAACCTGCCCGTCGGCATCATCAGTTTTTTCCTCGGACGGCGAGTGTTGCCCGAAGGCCGCGAGGCGACCCGCGGCAAGCTTCCCGACCCGCTGAGTATCGTGCTGCTGGCCGGCGGCCTCGCCGTACTCTCGTACGGCGTGGTGGAGACCGAGACGTGGGGATGGCTCAGCACCGGACTCGCAGTTACTGTCGTCATCGCGGCCGTGCTGATCACGCTGTTCTTCCTGCGATGCCGGGCGGTGTCGAACCCGGTCCTGGACCTCAGACTCCTGCAGTCGAGGAACTTCCGGTGGGCGAATCTTTCGATGTTTATCTACTCGATCGGGTTCAGCGCGATGTTCCTCGGCAATATCCTGTTCATGACGAACATCTGGGGCTTCTCCATCCTGCAAGCCGGCCTCGGGATCGCGCCGGGACCGCTCATCGTGTTCGCACTCTCCGCGCAGACGGGGCGACTGGCCGCGCGCTACGGCCAGCGGCCGCTGTTGATACTCGGCGGCCTCGTCTGGGGCACGTCCGGTGTGTGGCTGCTGACCCAGGCAACGAGTACGGCGGACTACGTCGGTGTCTACCTTCCGGCGGTCTGCATATCGGCGGTGGGCGTCGCACTCGTCATACCGCAGCTGTCCTCGGCGGCCGTCAAAGATCTCCCTCAAGACCATTACGGTTCGGGGTCGGCCGTCGCGCAGGCAACCCGCAACCTCGGGACAACACTCGGCGTAGCGGTAACGATTGCGCTCGTCGCCGCCGCACCGGCTTTGTCGTCGTTCCACTCAACGTGGTGGGTGCTTGTCGCCAGCGGCGTGTGCGTGACGCTATTCGCCGTGCGCTTGCCCCGGCACGTACATCAGCTGGACCTCGAGCCGGCATTGCCACCCACGCCGGTACCCGCCAGCGACTAA
- a CDS encoding DUF488 domain-containing protein: protein MTFQIKRVYDDAERADGARVLVDRLWPRGIKKEALGLELWCKDIAPSADLRAWFDHRADRFGEFTKRYTAELDENSAVDDLLELESQKKTVTLLYGAKDRELNQAVVLKDYLESARK, encoded by the coding sequence ATGACATTTCAGATCAAGCGGGTGTACGACGACGCGGAGCGCGCCGACGGTGCGCGCGTGCTGGTCGATCGGCTATGGCCACGCGGAATCAAAAAAGAGGCGCTCGGCCTGGAGCTGTGGTGCAAGGACATCGCCCCGTCGGCCGACTTGCGCGCGTGGTTTGACCATCGAGCCGACCGGTTCGGCGAATTCACCAAGCGCTATACCGCCGAACTGGACGAGAATTCCGCGGTGGACGACCTGCTCGAGCTTGAGTCCCAGAAAAAGACGGTGACGCTGCTGTACGGCGCGAAGGATCGCGAACTCAACCAAGCGGTCGTCCTCAAGGACTACCTCGAGAGTGCACGAAAGTGA
- a CDS encoding winged helix-turn-helix transcriptional regulator, with translation MPTHTPMPPQTRNRTYGQYCPVAAGLDVIGDRWVLLIMRELVAQPSRFTDLRRALPGLAPNLLTERLRDLQAAALVESVDVSESSSRSIYQVTDKGLKIIPVLRAVARFGVDYLDPATTPNLPAEGLSPARTARAFLLPWLKPGAPHMRVRLTVPDGSSADVVVDGRRTDITDADPGVAPDVELRTDALALSDVRRTGAPLEATLAGSPTAKDKFLKTFDLVIQ, from the coding sequence ATGCCGACCCACACCCCCATGCCACCGCAGACCCGCAACCGCACCTACGGGCAGTACTGCCCCGTCGCGGCTGGCCTCGACGTCATCGGCGACCGTTGGGTCTTGCTGATCATGCGCGAGCTGGTCGCCCAACCTAGCCGCTTTACCGACTTACGTCGTGCCCTACCGGGCCTCGCCCCCAATCTCCTCACCGAGCGACTGCGTGATCTTCAAGCGGCGGCGCTGGTCGAGTCGGTCGACGTATCCGAGTCGAGCAGCCGCAGCATCTACCAGGTCACCGACAAGGGCTTGAAGATCATTCCAGTTCTGCGCGCCGTCGCGCGGTTCGGTGTGGACTATCTTGACCCCGCGACGACCCCCAACCTCCCCGCCGAAGGTCTCTCGCCGGCGCGTACGGCGCGCGCATTTTTGCTTCCATGGCTCAAACCCGGCGCACCACACATGCGGGTCCGGCTTACCGTCCCGGATGGCTCATCGGCAGATGTCGTGGTCGACGGTCGTCGTACCGACATCACCGACGCCGACCCCGGCGTCGCACCCGACGTCGAACTACGGACCGACGCACTCGCATTGTCCGACGTCCGGCGTACCGGCGCACCGCTTGAGGCCACTCTCGCCGGATCGCCTACCGCTAAGGACAAATTCCTCAAAACCTTCGACCTCGTAATCCAGTAG
- a CDS encoding rhodanese-like domain-containing protein: MSEIPETTVDQLPADAVILDVREDDEWQAGHIEGVTHIPIAEVPQRLGDVPEGDPVYVFCRGGGRSSRVTEWLNNNGYDAVNVDGGMKSWEAAGKPLVADGDAAPTII, from the coding sequence ATGAGTGAGATACCCGAGACCACAGTTGACCAACTCCCCGCTGATGCCGTGATCCTCGACGTACGTGAGGACGACGAATGGCAGGCCGGCCATATCGAGGGCGTCACGCACATCCCGATCGCCGAGGTGCCGCAGCGACTAGGTGATGTCCCCGAGGGCGATCCGGTCTACGTGTTTTGCCGTGGTGGCGGCCGGTCGAGCCGGGTCACCGAGTGGCTCAACAACAACGGCTACGACGCGGTCAATGTCGACGGTGGCATGAAGAGCTGGGAAGCGGCCGGCAAGCCGCTCGTCGCCGACGGCGACGCGGCACCGACGATCATCTAA